gtatttcagCACATGatcaactatcctagaggcttttgcagtcctctgtCTATAATAACCCCCAAAAGGTGCAATATCTTTCCAGAATTGAACAGGGTCATAAACAGTTTGCTGCCACTCAATATTTTTATAGCCTGAATcttgaaaaccaaaaattgcattcatagcatccatgtctaactccctatcaatgccatcacatcgaaaatatatcacatccttatgctcaggtactgttggtttgaaattcagccttaaggaactcaaaaattccagggtcaaatccttgtacactggttccctaattCTAGCAAATTTAGTCCAGCTGATAGCATCTAAATaggcaaatacagagtcataaatgcctagctcttttaaaatctgctcatccatatatttgtttGCCAAAATAGGTTTAGAAGCTAATCTCTCATaagcatttttcatatccatatccttaaaagcccaaggtaatggagaaattacctcctcTATATTATCGACAGATGACACAGGTGCTGCTGGAGAGTTTAAGGGTGACTGAGATACAGGTGTTTGGACCGCTGGTGGTGGAATTTGCGAGGAGGACCTAGTCCTTTTGCTGACTGGTTCAGAGGAAGGTTGAGGTGGAGAGTTTAGGTCGAAAGGAACAAAGGGTACTCTTTTTCGTTTTCCGACAGGGGTTTTCTTGGGTCTACCTGCATCCTTTTTAGTTTTACCTTTAGACTTCGTTTGAGTAGGCTCAGGTTCAGGCATTGGTTCTGGGGACTGAGTGTCGAAAATGGGTGTTTCATTTTGAGGTTCAGTTTGTGGCGAAAGGGGGGTCGGCGGAATGAGAGGTGGTGTTTGGCCTGGGGGTAGTGGCGGTGATTGAGGTGGTGGCGATTGAGGTAACGGCGGCGTTTGCGGTGGTGGTGACTGAGGGAGCGGCGGACTggggctggggttagggtttgtgggTAGAGAGGATGGGATACCCATTTTCGATTTGACAGAATGTCGAAATCTGCTGGGTTTGGGTTTGTGGGTAGACCACATTTTAGTTCTCACCATTTAATGAAAAGAAAGAAACTTTTCAGCTTTCCGTAAAAATTGCCGGAAAAAATGGTGCGGGATGGGAGTCGGCAGAATGAGAGTTATGGCTTATCGGGAGTTTGGGTGAAGGTTTTATAAAAATGGTGAAAGTTTTGGGCTTTTTAAAATGTGGAGCAGACATCTGGTAATTTGGGccatgcttggggttaagcataaAATTCAGCAGAATTTGCTTAGGACTCTGCTTGGCaagcaacatcatcagcaagtttcagcaggttttgggaaaaattgtgattttacttaccaaaaacagtccaaaagctatggaatgctatcgtgaccctcagcaattaccaaatacacacaaacaccataaaattgaagaattttagctCATCATCTCTCATAAACTTAGTAAGCATAGCACATGTTCATTTAGCTTTTTGCAATCATTGTTCATTTTAAGCACCAATTGTTACTACCTTTTTGCACACttaatgaaatggtctcctttctaaacttataccaaaagtacattttcagcagcatttgagacaagttccaaacattcaagaattgcagaaaagacatagaaattgaccttttaagcagtatgaacagtagcatgaacagtaacaaaaATCTGCAGACTGTAAAAACTAGcagcaattcaaacaaaaacatgtaaattcctatcagactacaaaattatatatacactaaaaggtaaaacttaacaaacactatttttgcacttcaataaagctcacatcagtcctaaatatcaaaattgatcctcattcaagttgcatttcacagaatttacacaagacacaaaatcaaacatgtgctatcaagtagattgcaatatTAGTAATTTAacacaagtttaaaggtgttactgttcacaggcaCTGGATAAGGTGCAGAATTTTGCTTATTGCTTGCTCtctttcaattctttcttttttttttttttgctacaagtgttaatttgcccaatcttcatgaatgacctacaaaagataaacaaatgtcacttttgagtttaatgagggtgaaaactgaaactgaaaatgaaaagaaatgaaaaattaataaactataaaaggatacgcttgggttgcctcccaagaagcgcttgtttaaggtctcccaagaagcgcttgtttaaggtcttaagcttgaccttccactccaaatcTCCTAAATATCCCTGATTGGAGAactaagccatgaaacctctacaaccttttgtgtgggttctccaacaatatagtgctttaatctctgcccattaactttgaaagtccctgaggtttcattgcctatctcaacagctccataggggtatacctttataacagtgtagggccctgaccatcttgactttaattttccgggaaataaccttaacctagagttgtatagaagaacaacatccccttcctgaaattctttcctcctaatatgcttatcatgccatctcttagttctttccttgtaaagcttggcattttcataagcatccaatctaagctcctcaagttcatttagttgcagcattcttttttctcctgcagtttttaagtcaaaattcagtgtccttatagcccaatatgctctatgttccaactccaaaggtaaatgacaagctttcccataaaccaatctaaatggggtggTGCCGATATGAGTTTTAAAAGCTGTTATATAGGCCCAAaaagcatcatctaactttagtgaccaatctttccttgaactattcactgttttctcaagaattcttttcaactctctatttgagatctccacttgaccactagtttgtggatggtagggtgttgcaaccttatgcttcactccatatttttgtaataatctttcaaattgatggttgcaaaaatgagaacctctatcacttataatggcacgtggagttccaaattttatgaaaatgaactttttaaggaatttaatcataactctaacatcattagttggagatggtatagcttcaacccatttgctcacataatctactccaactaaaatgtatttgtgtcccaaggacgatggaaaaggtcccatgaaatcaatgccccacacatcaaatagttccacttccaatatattttggaggggcatttcatctctcttcgagatattacccatcctttgacacctatcacatgcatttacaaacttcctTACATCtttaaacatgtgtggccaaaagaatcctgcttgaagaactttttctgcagtctttatcacactcatatgacccccataaagtgaagaatggcaatctttaataacattccctatctcctcattagccaaacatcttctaatcagcccatctccacatctcttgaacaaaaatggctcttcccaatcataatcctttacatcaaaaagaaatcttttcttttgctaccatgttaggtcaggtggaaggattccacacactagatagttcacaaaatctgcataccaagaggcttttgcattcatgattaacaacagttgctcatcaggaaaataatcatctattgggggctcttttcccaaattttctccttgttcttgccttaatctagacagatgatctgctaccacattttctactcctttcttgtctttaatttccaagtcaaactcttgaaggagtagcacccaccttatcaatctaggtttggcctcttttttctgaaggaggtacttgatagctgcatggtgttagtagtatgccctagagcatatcatttagtatgtatcttgtacatatttttaataataaaaggcatttccacttttccgtttacataatatatttatgtgtaatagaaaaggtccattgatattttgttagaaatattattcttaagttgttaagaatatgagtgacaatatttctagcacaaagtatcataaataggttcacaatcgaggatacttcataataaggacatgacttatccagaaagattgtattcatgtttgttcccaagttatttatatgagatataaataagatggaatggtgagtctcatgccatataacaaacatgataggcacttataaatgataagtaggccgaaccagtgacacttatgacaagcacatggagtttactcttgtcaatgttttgtcataaatcatatcgatgcatataatctttagacacgagatagcacagttatcttgtatataggtagtttgagtttgatatcgctttcatacttgtactatgtatgggtatatgggcatgtgttggctccgctagttatatatggaggtaggtgttgatcaagaaggaatctgttcctctaagtaaatagagttaaaatcctatgttcatttaattgttcttgatgtttcaagttctggccagacagatagatttattcgaaaagagtttcgatgagaaaaatcttttaatcaagaactggaattaaaagagaacataatattcatagcaaatggagtttgacataaaccatgactccggcttgagttgggattttgtaatgagagattctagtgcatggtaacatatgattataggttcatttaaggtaaatcttattactaattgggtggccatggcatgctatgctaggtgttaaccatggtctatgaggttcataaaatgatttagagaaatcatttatggtaagaaagagttcgatgatattaagagttgatatcatgtctcattgccaattagtgatgagcctagtaagtcacacacatacacaagttatcacctatttaaatatgatttaattaattaattaaagagtttaattgattaattaaatagatttggtttgcaataaaattgcaaagtccctagcatgacttgaaaccaaatctagattattggatgtgtagtataaattaaatttatatttaaagtgtttaaatatgaatttaattgatgagaaattaattaatagagattaattaattaatttatatttgatataaattaattagaagaagaaaataattattttgggttaagaactcaaaattaagacacgagggcattttggtcattttgcggtgtgacacgtggcaccatgagatggtgacacatggcataacacataagcttgccaaatatttttaatcatgtaagatgattaaaatcaagattaaatataggtttgacacttggcacaatgtgattgggtcacttaaacctagagctaatcaaaaggtgacatgtggctagggtttaatgtgttaacctagctatttaagtggggttatgaaaagaaaacacaaccagcagcctctcctctcatatgtcacgccactttgagcctctccagctatttctcttcatctctcatcaattcaaagagattagccatcaatctcttgaattaagaacactagaaattgtttcgagTGTCctgttacatctctaatctcttaaaaggcagaacttgaatttctaattaatagaaaaggctttagaagctgttcaagggctgccataggtgttcttggtgtggacaagctagaggacaacatccggtgtctcaagacgaatctcaaagcgcagaacatttgcggcacatcaagaggttagtgtaatcgttcttgatttaatctagggttctaaaattaatctgattaattttaaaatcttaaatggcaaatacagatccaaaaacatattaaaagagttttaatatgttgtttatcattgaaatcaaatagataaaaataaatcttgcatggtgcttgtgaccctaggtgaaaatttttgaattcaatggtataatcttgtgtttttcacgcttccgttccttcaattggtatcagagccactatatttgccatttagattgttgattatataatttaattgtgtgtttgatcatgagatcaagagattcattgctggttggatcatgagatgtggcgtcacacatggagaagccaccattggtggcggcaacaatggttccatgggtgattcaaggtttggcttttaattctgcaattgttgtatgatctaaggcctattctttgactaattaaagtgtttaattagttgttttaatcacacaattaaattatgattcaaatcagaattttaaaaaatgtttgaatgtgattcaaatctgaattttaaaagttgtttgaatgagattcaaatctgaatttttaaagttgtttgaatcatatttaaatctgattttttaaaattgattcaataaaattcagatctgatttttaaaaaatatttgaatgtgattcaaatctgattttttaaaaaatgtttgaatgtgattcaaatctgaattttgaagttgtttgaatgtgattcaaatctgaatttttaaatttgtttgaatgagattcaaatctgaatttttaaatttatttgaatcatattcaaatctggaattttaagttgaatatgagatattcaatttaatttaagaatgtatgttttatttaattgttaaatagtgatatgcatgatggatgatcatggactataaaagaccaatgtgattggatttatttcttttatgtttctttgggattgtaaattaattaatttattttaatttattttgggcatgtattattaagtttgtaatatttttgggttgtaatttcatttatttaagttcttgtaaattcgccttggtatgccaaggattactatgtaatattggattgcaagaagttcaaggaggtcaagagcattggtgggaccagtgggaggaattcaatatcaagtgttgattatgtactccttcagcaactcttgtaaaatgaatgaatgaaatgcacctaggaatgccctgattcaattcttggtggctcagaattgaatcccttagaaagtccatgatcataccatatttactgcttatccatgaatgcatgagatgtatgggaatgtatgcaattatatgatatatgcatgctaaatggataatgtgcaaagtgagaccttaatagtaattaggatggctataaaatcttccaaacaaatgattaagttggaaatgctataattaaagtaattataacataagccctccattggggcaattattttaagaaattttaaatagttgcatgagatgcaattaatttaagagattttcttaagaataattgttaagcatgagatgttgtaaatatgtaaatggtttggtggccaatattggatgtacctgaggacattaaaattatttgcataattactggctcaatgggatcaacttaactaatgcaagataagtcaatattggatgtacctgagattttgagcattaggggctttcattattttattacctttactgatgataaatcaaggtttgggtatttgtatttgatgaaatacaaacatgaatcctttgaaaagttcaaagaatttaaatctgaagtagaaaatcaaacaggaaaaaatattaaagctcttcgatcagatcgtagaggtgaatatttgagtactgaatttgatgaatacttgagagagcatggcattgtttctcagctgactcctccaggaacgccacagctgaatggtgtatctgaaaggagaaatcgtaccctattggatgtggtacgtagtatgatgagctctactgatatgccaatctccttttggggatttgcattagaatcagctttatatattctgaataggattccatcaaaatcagtttcttccacaccttatgagatatggcatggaagaaaaccaagtcttaagcatgttaagatttggggttgtcgagcttatatcaaaaagctgaacactgataaattggagaccagatcagaaaaaggtcgatttgttggatatccaaaagatagttttggatattatttttatttgcctacttcacaaaaggttgtgataagtagagatgccacatttcttgaacaacagtttgttcaagaaggaggcaaaggaaggcaaatagagttagaattggagaattcgaccaaccaagcatcggatggatatagatccatctagtcaacctatacccgttgatgaaacatctacaaattgttcctcgtagaacaaccgtggtatctcacccaacagtgagatatggttttcttcatgaagaagaacaagagttgtctactcatgaagaagtagatcatggagatgatccacttacctatgaagaagctatatcagatatagactcttcaaaatggattgatgctatgaaatccgagattgattccatgtataagaatcaagtttgggatcttgttgacccacctgaaggtattgtacctatagggaacaaatgggttttcaagaagaaaattggttctgatggaaaggtagagacctataaggcaaggctagtagcgaaagggtttcgccaaaggcaaggaatagactatgaggagactttctcgcctgttgccatgcttaaatcaattaggattttattagcaatagctgcatactatgattatgagatttggcagatggatgtcaaaacaacttttctcaatggatacattgaagaaaacattttcatggaacaacctaagggatttgaatcccaagatggttccaaggtatgcaagctaaagcgatccatttatgggttgaaacaagcttcgaggagttggaacatccgttttgatgaagccattaaatcttttggttttatcaaaaatgaggatgagccatgtgtatataagaaggttagtgacagtgctatcactttccttgtcttatatgtggatgacatactgttgatgggtaatgatacaggtatgttgacgactataaaggtatggttgtcaaatacattctccatgaaagacttaggggaggcaacctatattcttgggattcgtatctatagagatagagcgaaaagaataattggtttatcccaaagtctatacttggaaaaggtgttaaagaggtttaacatgcttgattccaagagaggattgttaccagtgagacatggtatccacctttctaaagagatgtctccaaagacacccgaagaaagagataagatggccaggattccatatgcttcggctattggaagtttaatgtatgcaatgttgtgtactaggccggatatcgcatatgctgttagtttgactagcaggtatcaatccaatccaggtttggaacactggatagctgtcaagaatattcttaagtacttaagaagaactaaggatttattcttgatttatggaggtggagacttgcaattggatggttatactgattctgatttccaatcagatatcgatgatagaaagtctacctctggatatgtgttcatttgtaatggaggtgcgatcggttggaagagttccaagcgagcacgattgcagattccactcatcgaggtgagtatattctttgcatcgaatctttgcaaagaagtcatttggataaaaagttcgtgagaacttacagtagttccttccattgagtcggtggttccattacactgtgacaacaatggagcgatcatctgagctaaggaaccaaggtctcaccagaaatccaaacacatagaaaggcgttaccacattatcagagaaatagttgggcgaggcgatgtagccatgcagaaaatagcatcagctgaaaatccagctgatccattcactaagcctatgtcacagactcagttagaccgacatcttgagaagataggtctaagatattgcaatgaatggctctagtgctagtgggagattgttagtagtatgccctagagcatatcatttagtatgtatcttgtacatatttttaataataaaggcatttccacttttccgtttacataatatatttatgtgtaatagaaaaggtccattgatattttgttagaaatattattcttaagttgttaagaatatgagtgacaatatttctagcacaaagtatcataaataggttcacaatcgaggatacttcataataaggacatgacttatccagaaagattgtattcatgtttgttcccaagttatttatatgagatataaataagatggaatggtgagtctcatgccatataacaaacatgataggcacttataaatgataagtaggcgaacggtgacacttatgacaagcacatggagtttactcttgtcaatgttttgtcataaatcatatcgatgcatataatctttagactgagatagcacagcttatcttgtatataggtagtttgagtttgatctgctttcatacttgtactatgtatgggtatatgggcatgtgttggctctgctagttatatatggaggtaggtgttgatcaagaaggaatctgttcctctaagtaaatagagttaaaatcctatgttcatttaattgttcttgatgtttcaagttctggccagacagatagatttattcgaaaagagtttacgatgaaaaatcttttaatcaagaactggaattaaaagagaacataatattcatagcaaatggagtttgacataaaccatgactccggcttgagttgggattttgtatgtagagagattctagtgcatggtaacatatgattataggttcatttaaggtaaatcttattactaattgggtggccatggcatgctatgctaggtgttaaccatggtctatgaggttcataaaatgatttagagaaatcatttatggtaagaaagagttcgatgatattaagagttgatatcatgtctcattgccaattagtgatgagcctagtaagtcacacacatacacaagttatcacctatttaaatatgatttaattaattaattaaagagtttaattgattagttaaatagatttggtttgcaataaaattgcaaagtccctagcatgacttgaaaccaaatctagattattggatgtgtagtataaattaaatttatatttaaagtgtttaaatatgaatttaattgatgagaaattaattaatagagattaattaattaatttatatttgatataaattaattagaagaagaaaataattattttgggttaagaactcaaaattaagacagggcattttggtcattttgcggtgtgacacgtggcaccatgagatggtgacacatggcataacacataagcttgcca
This sequence is a window from Hevea brasiliensis isolate MT/VB/25A 57/8 chromosome 10, ASM3005281v1, whole genome shotgun sequence. Protein-coding genes within it:
- the LOC131169583 gene encoding vegetative cell wall protein gp1-like, giving the protein MGIPSSLPTNPNPSPSPPLPQSPPPQTPPLPQSPPPQSPPLPPGQTPPLIPPTPLSPQTEPQNETPIFDTQSPEPMPEPEPTQTKSKGKTKKDAGRPKKTPVGKRKRVPFVPFDLNSPPQPSSEPVSKRTRSSSQIPPPAVQTPVSQSPLNSPAAPVSSVDNIEEIQAIKILSGSKLFMTLFNSGKILHLLGVIIDRGLQKPLG